One Massilia sp. 9096 genomic window carries:
- a CDS encoding FdhF/YdeP family oxidoreductase: MSKESSGNEPTLPSGGWGSVKEVTNILLQEHIPLKGAAVMLKQNKPDGFMCVSCAWAKPAHPHPAEFCESGAKATAWEITSKKIGADFFRKHTVRELEAMHDHELEDLGRLTVPLRYDAATDKYVEASWDAAFADIGARLRAMDPKQVVFYSSGRASLETSYMYSLLARMYGNNNLPDSSNMCHESTSVALPKSIGVPVGTVVLDDFDNTDCIFFFGQNVGVNSPRMLHQLQDARKRGVPIVTFNPLRERGLVSFVNPQSPIEMLSGAETCISTQYHQLKAGGDLAALMGICKIVIEGDDDARMRGAARVLDVDFLAEHAHGFEEFAASARAADWDEIERESGLTRLALREAAEQYMRAKKVIGIFGMGLTQHRNGVENINMLVNLLLLRGNIGKLGAGICPVRGHSNVQGQRTVGISEKPELVPLDKLAQQYGFEPPREKGMNTIDACEAMVAGKVQALISLGGNLVRAVPDRDVMEPAFRNLPLNVQISTKLNRSHLVHGQDSWILPCLGRIEKDRQASGEQAVSMEDSTACMHGSRGQVEPVADTLLSEPAIVAGIAKATLAPNPKLDWDAWVADYSKIRDAIAETYPEIFHEFNARMWTPGGFRKPVAAAKREWKTETGKANFTVPGGLNADPDMPRAPDALRLFTVRSDGQFNTTIYSLEDRFRGVLDRMVLFMARADMERLGLKEGDWVSASAAVEETVKRSVDKLRVVEFPIPEGCVAGYYPECNPLIPLWHYAKDSKVPAAKSIDIRVTPTGGGSKRHLH; the protein is encoded by the coding sequence ATGAGCAAGGAAAGCAGCGGCAACGAACCGACCCTCCCATCCGGCGGTTGGGGCTCGGTCAAGGAAGTCACCAACATCCTCTTGCAGGAGCACATTCCGCTGAAGGGCGCGGCGGTGATGCTCAAGCAAAACAAGCCGGACGGCTTCATGTGCGTCAGCTGCGCCTGGGCCAAGCCGGCGCACCCGCACCCAGCCGAATTCTGCGAAAGCGGCGCCAAGGCCACGGCTTGGGAGATCACCAGCAAGAAGATCGGCGCCGATTTCTTCCGGAAGCACACGGTGCGCGAGCTGGAAGCGATGCACGACCACGAACTCGAAGACCTGGGCCGCCTGACCGTGCCGCTGCGCTACGACGCCGCCACCGACAAGTACGTCGAGGCGTCGTGGGACGCGGCCTTCGCCGACATCGGCGCACGCCTGCGCGCGATGGACCCGAAACAGGTCGTGTTCTACAGCTCCGGTCGCGCTTCGCTCGAAACCTCCTATATGTACAGCCTGCTGGCGCGCATGTACGGCAACAACAACCTGCCGGACAGCTCGAACATGTGCCACGAGAGCACCTCGGTGGCCCTGCCCAAGAGCATCGGCGTGCCGGTCGGCACCGTGGTGCTGGACGACTTCGACAACACCGACTGTATCTTCTTCTTCGGCCAGAACGTCGGGGTGAACAGCCCGCGCATGCTGCACCAGCTGCAGGACGCGCGCAAACGCGGCGTGCCGATCGTGACCTTCAACCCGCTGCGCGAGCGCGGCCTGGTCAGCTTCGTCAACCCGCAATCCCCCATCGAAATGCTCAGCGGCGCCGAGACCTGCATCAGCACCCAGTACCACCAGCTCAAGGCCGGCGGCGACCTGGCCGCGCTGATGGGCATCTGCAAGATCGTGATCGAGGGCGACGACGACGCGCGCATGCGCGGGGCCGCGCGCGTGCTCGACGTCGACTTCCTGGCCGAGCACGCGCACGGCTTCGAGGAATTCGCAGCCAGCGCGCGCGCCGCCGACTGGGACGAGATCGAGCGCGAATCGGGCCTGACCCGGCTGGCGCTGCGCGAAGCCGCCGAGCAGTACATGCGCGCGAAGAAGGTCATCGGTATCTTCGGCATGGGCCTGACCCAGCACCGCAACGGCGTCGAGAACATCAACATGCTGGTCAACCTGCTGCTGCTGCGTGGTAACATCGGCAAGCTGGGCGCCGGCATCTGCCCGGTGCGCGGCCACTCCAACGTGCAGGGCCAGCGCACCGTCGGCATCAGCGAAAAGCCCGAGCTGGTCCCGCTCGACAAGCTCGCGCAACAGTACGGCTTCGAGCCGCCGCGCGAGAAAGGCATGAACACCATCGACGCCTGCGAGGCCATGGTCGCCGGCAAGGTGCAGGCCCTGATCAGCCTGGGCGGCAACCTGGTGCGCGCGGTGCCCGACCGCGACGTGATGGAGCCGGCGTTCCGCAATCTGCCGCTGAACGTGCAGATCTCGACCAAGCTGAATCGCAGCCATCTGGTGCACGGCCAGGACAGCTGGATCCTGCCGTGCCTGGGCCGCATCGAGAAGGACCGCCAGGCCAGCGGCGAGCAGGCGGTGTCGATGGAAGACTCGACCGCCTGCATGCACGGCTCGCGCGGCCAGGTCGAGCCGGTGGCCGATACGCTGCTGTCGGAGCCGGCGATCGTGGCCGGCATCGCCAAGGCGACGCTGGCGCCGAACCCGAAGCTGGACTGGGACGCCTGGGTCGCCGACTACAGCAAGATCCGCGACGCCATCGCCGAGACCTACCCCGAGATCTTCCATGAATTTAACGCGCGCATGTGGACGCCCGGCGGCTTTCGCAAGCCGGTCGCGGCCGCCAAGCGCGAATGGAAGACCGAGACCGGCAAGGCCAACTTCACGGTCCCGGGAGGCCTGAACGCCGACCCCGACATGCCGCGCGCGCCCGATGCGCTGCGCCTGTTCACGGTGCGTAGCGACGGCCAGTTCAACACCACGATCTACAGCCTGGAAGACCGCTTCCGCGGCGTGCTGGACCGCATGGTGCTGTTCATGGCGCGCGCCGACATGGAGCGCCTCGGCCTCAAGGAAGGGGACTGGGTCAGCGCCAGCGCCGCCGTCGAGGAAACGGTCAAGCGCAGCGTCGACAAGTTGCGCGTGGTCGAGTTCCCGATCCCGGAAGGCTGCGTGGCCGGCTACTACCCCGAGTGCAATCCCCTGATCCCGCTGTGGCACTACGCCAAGGACAGCAAGGTGCCGGCCGCCAAGTCGATCGATATCCGCGTCACGCCCACTGGCGGCGGCAGCAAACGCCACCTGCATTGA
- a CDS encoding catalase family protein: protein MTAPADIRPVPYEPAFEVPEDAETQTSFDLQTTMRDISTRTYEDSGRATRSVHAKSHGLLLGELTVLDGLPEIYAQGLFAKAGTYQAVFRLSTVPGDVLDDNVSTPRGLALKLVGVPGVRVEGSENDTTQDFVMVNGPAFNAPNAKKFLGNVKLLAATTDKAPNLKKAFSAVLRGAEKVVEAVGGESVTLKTLGGHPETNPLGETYYSQTPMLYGRYMAKFSLAPSSDNLRVLTDAPVDLKNKPDGLREATVEHFAREGGEWELRVQLNTDVEKMPIEDASVEWSQSESPYVTVARLRAGPQAGWNDALAHAVDEGMQFNPWHAVAAHRPLGSVNRVRKAVYAMSKRFRAERNGVDIAEPRDLEALKSALK from the coding sequence ATGACCGCTCCCGCCGACATCCGCCCGGTTCCGTACGAGCCTGCCTTCGAGGTGCCCGAAGACGCCGAGACCCAGACCAGCTTCGACCTGCAGACCACGATGCGCGACATCTCGACCCGCACCTACGAAGACTCCGGCCGGGCCACGCGCAGCGTGCATGCCAAGTCGCACGGCTTGCTGCTCGGCGAGCTGACGGTACTGGACGGCCTGCCGGAAATCTACGCGCAGGGCCTGTTCGCCAAGGCCGGCACCTACCAGGCGGTGTTTCGCCTGTCGACCGTGCCTGGGGACGTGCTGGACGATAACGTCTCGACCCCGCGCGGCCTGGCGCTGAAACTGGTCGGTGTGCCGGGTGTCCGCGTCGAGGGCAGCGAGAACGACACGACCCAGGACTTCGTGATGGTCAACGGTCCAGCCTTCAACGCCCCGAACGCCAAGAAATTCCTCGGCAACGTCAAGCTGCTGGCGGCCACCACCGACAAGGCGCCGAACCTGAAGAAAGCCTTCTCGGCGGTGCTGCGCGGCGCCGAGAAAGTGGTCGAGGCGGTGGGCGGCGAGAGCGTCACGCTCAAGACCCTGGGCGGACATCCGGAAACCAATCCGCTGGGCGAGACCTATTATTCGCAGACGCCGATGCTGTACGGCCGCTACATGGCCAAGTTCTCGCTGGCGCCCAGCTCGGACAACCTGCGTGTGCTGACCGACGCGCCGGTCGACCTGAAGAACAAGCCCGACGGCCTGCGCGAAGCGACCGTCGAGCACTTCGCGCGCGAAGGCGGCGAGTGGGAATTGCGCGTGCAGCTCAACACCGACGTCGAGAAGATGCCGATCGAGGACGCCTCGGTCGAGTGGTCCCAGTCCGAGAGCCCGTACGTGACCGTCGCGCGCCTGCGTGCGGGTCCGCAGGCGGGCTGGAACGACGCGCTGGCCCACGCCGTCGACGAAGGCATGCAGTTCAACCCGTGGCATGCGGTGGCGGCGCACCGTCCGCTTGGCTCGGTCAACCGCGTGCGCAAGGCGGTGTATGCCATGTCCAAGCGCTTCCGCGCCGAGCGCAATGGCGTCGATATTGCCGAGCCGCGCGACCTTGAGGCGCTGAAAAGCGCCCTCAAGTAA
- a CDS encoding chemotaxis protein CheW: MTAHIMLQAHSLAPAAAQADAVKAALAAEQAARAAAGAVLAQAAGWALFGSFYLDGQEFALDAACIREVVGMPGRMTRLPLSPDCLEGIFMLRGSAIPVLNLARIFDPCAPAAGAEQRVAIIEHEEVLVGLVFDSTGEVLRVRPEQRHHLSQPAACGRDSVIAGALALDDGARLVQVLDPAALVRIDNVPQVRAQSAARDAERLRFLRRAQGRKALAFRAGGLAFALAIDAVQEIIRVPELRSSVMLGKLCKGWLDLRGQAVGVVDLGALLQCAVPEADPEHRRIMIVRVQDGLLGLLVDAVDDIRPYFDADVLPIPMLGTRRAAMFRGCLPNTERGDLLFLAHEQIFSEGEVAEICAGHRRLYQHELDGSQCAAARTRRQVYLAFSLDTGWATDIGQVREIVALQDGLTRPPGLPDCVQGMMQLRQQMICVVDLRRLYGMAPGPESEAELAERRVLVLEHEGERYGVVVDRVDSILNLADSQRRPSPKLLRQNGPQDMRQDAGEVLEVPGEGGEEVRTLFDKARFMATLRAALDA, encoded by the coding sequence ATGACCGCGCACATCATGCTTCAAGCGCACAGCCTGGCGCCCGCCGCGGCGCAGGCCGACGCGGTCAAGGCCGCCCTGGCTGCCGAGCAGGCGGCGCGCGCCGCCGCCGGCGCCGTGCTGGCCCAGGCCGCCGGCTGGGCATTGTTCGGCAGCTTCTACCTGGACGGCCAGGAATTCGCGCTCGACGCCGCCTGCATCCGCGAGGTGGTGGGCATGCCCGGGCGCATGACCCGGCTGCCGCTGTCGCCGGACTGCCTGGAGGGGATCTTCATGCTGCGCGGCAGCGCCATTCCCGTGCTGAACCTGGCGCGCATCTTCGATCCGTGCGCGCCCGCCGCCGGCGCGGAACAGCGGGTGGCGATCATCGAACACGAGGAAGTGCTGGTCGGCCTGGTGTTCGACAGCACTGGCGAAGTGCTGCGCGTGCGTCCCGAGCAGCGCCATCACCTGAGCCAGCCGGCCGCCTGCGGCCGGGATAGCGTGATCGCCGGCGCCCTGGCGCTGGACGACGGTGCGCGCCTGGTGCAGGTGCTCGATCCGGCCGCGCTGGTGCGCATCGACAACGTGCCCCAGGTGCGCGCCCAGAGCGCCGCGCGCGATGCCGAGCGCCTGCGCTTCCTGCGCCGCGCCCAGGGCCGCAAGGCGCTGGCCTTCCGCGCCGGCGGCCTGGCGTTCGCACTGGCGATCGACGCCGTGCAGGAAATCATACGGGTGCCGGAACTGCGCTCCTCGGTCATGCTGGGCAAGCTGTGCAAGGGCTGGCTCGACCTGCGCGGCCAGGCGGTCGGCGTGGTCGACCTGGGCGCGCTGCTGCAGTGCGCGGTCCCGGAGGCGGACCCGGAGCACCGGCGCATCATGATCGTGCGCGTGCAGGACGGCCTGCTCGGCCTGCTGGTCGATGCGGTCGACGACATCCGTCCGTATTTCGATGCCGACGTGCTGCCGATCCCGATGCTGGGGACGCGCCGCGCGGCGATGTTCCGCGGCTGCCTGCCGAACACCGAACGTGGCGACCTGCTGTTCCTGGCCCACGAGCAGATCTTTTCGGAAGGCGAGGTGGCCGAGATCTGTGCCGGCCACCGGCGCCTCTACCAGCACGAGCTGGACGGCAGCCAGTGCGCCGCGGCGCGCACCCGGCGCCAGGTGTATCTGGCGTTCTCGCTCGATACCGGCTGGGCCACCGACATCGGCCAGGTGCGCGAGATCGTGGCGCTGCAGGACGGCCTGACGCGTCCGCCCGGCCTGCCCGATTGCGTGCAGGGCATGATGCAGCTGCGCCAGCAGATGATCTGCGTGGTCGATCTGCGCCGCCTGTACGGCATGGCGCCGGGGCCGGAATCGGAAGCCGAGCTGGCCGAGCGCCGCGTGCTGGTGCTCGAGCACGAGGGCGAGCGCTACGGCGTGGTCGTCGACCGCGTCGACAGCATCCTCAACCTGGCCGACAGCCAGCGCCGTCCGTCGCCCAAGCTGCTGCGCCAGAACGGCCCGCAGGACATGCGCCAGGACGCCGGCGAGGTGCTCGAAGTGCCGGGCGAGGGCGGGGAAGAGGTGCGCACGCTGTTCGACAAGGCGCGCTTCATGGCGACGCTGCGCGCCGCGCTGGACGCCTGA
- a CDS encoding DUF11 domain-containing protein yields the protein MMNRIVSLVAACALMLWTGLALAADSTPVEVTLRAFQVNAALGGKLVPTLEARPGDVIEYQVTCRNPAKAAARQVAATLPVPAGGMAYLDGSASPGLLQASLDGVHFAPAPLKREVTREGKRVSETVPPSEYKFLRWNLGDLAAGQQVTVSARMRLPSTNDKQS from the coding sequence ATGATGAATCGAATAGTCTCGCTGGTAGCGGCATGCGCACTGATGCTGTGGACCGGCCTTGCCCTCGCCGCCGATTCGACCCCGGTCGAAGTCACGCTGCGTGCTTTCCAGGTCAATGCCGCCCTGGGCGGCAAGCTGGTGCCGACGCTGGAGGCCCGTCCCGGTGACGTCATCGAATACCAGGTCACCTGCCGCAACCCGGCCAAGGCGGCCGCCAGGCAGGTCGCCGCCACGCTGCCGGTGCCGGCCGGCGGGATGGCCTACCTGGACGGCAGCGCCAGTCCGGGGCTGCTGCAGGCCAGCCTCGACGGCGTGCATTTCGCTCCGGCGCCGCTCAAGCGCGAAGTGACGCGCGAGGGCAAGCGCGTGAGCGAAACCGTACCCCCATCCGAATACAAATTCCTGCGCTGGAACCTGGGCGACCTCGCCGCCGGCCAGCAGGTCACGGTCAGCGCGCGCATGCGCCTGCCCTCCACCAACGACAAGCAGTCCTGA
- a CDS encoding PPC domain-containing DNA-binding protein yields MTHAAKWMRTPTGYLMVLTEGDDFFAHLTMLMIAEQVPSASLTAFGFAGEVTIGFFDFEKKAYRPARFHQREMTGISGTLAWQDGKPSIHAHGVGGGAHYTTVGGHLLGLTVGRGSLEVTIVLHERRLERVKNEEIGANILQLPQDGG; encoded by the coding sequence ATGACGCACGCGGCAAAATGGATGCGCACGCCGACCGGCTACCTGATGGTGTTGACGGAGGGCGACGATTTCTTCGCCCACCTGACGATGCTGATGATCGCCGAGCAGGTGCCGTCGGCCAGCCTCACCGCCTTCGGCTTCGCCGGGGAAGTGACCATCGGCTTTTTCGACTTCGAGAAGAAGGCATACCGGCCGGCGCGTTTTCACCAGCGGGAGATGACCGGGATCAGCGGCACGCTGGCCTGGCAGGACGGCAAGCCGTCGATCCATGCGCATGGCGTGGGCGGCGGGGCCCACTACACCACGGTCGGGGGGCATCTGCTCGGCCTGACGGTGGGGCGTGGATCGCTCGAAGTGACGATCGTGCTGCACGAGCGCCGGCTGGAGCGGGTCAAGAACGAGGAGATCGGGGCGAATATCCTGCAACTGCCGCAGGATGGGGGGTAA
- a CDS encoding chemotaxis protein CheD, producing the protein MNRMTGATLARTQPMMPGLVPRYVPDGCARDARRHVWTGQIEVGRGGDVLTALLGSCVGIGMIWRARGVCALAHCLLPEGVLDNGMHSARYVSTAVPALLAALGVRREQYDEVEIVIAGGARMLRLPGGDAAVGCRNILAAHAQLGSRGLQVAFEDVGGHQGRRLSIDCAAMSYKIERVAQTDPAPARRAVGLGAGAAV; encoded by the coding sequence ATGAACCGCATGACTGGCGCGACCCTGGCGCGCACCCAGCCGATGATGCCCGGCCTGGTTCCCAGGTATGTGCCGGACGGATGTGCGCGCGATGCCCGCCGCCACGTCTGGACCGGCCAGATCGAAGTCGGCCGCGGCGGCGACGTCCTGACCGCGCTGCTCGGTTCCTGTGTGGGCATCGGCATGATCTGGCGCGCGCGCGGCGTGTGCGCGCTGGCGCATTGCCTGCTGCCCGAAGGCGTGCTGGACAATGGCATGCACAGCGCGCGCTACGTCAGCACGGCGGTGCCGGCGCTGCTGGCCGCCTTGGGTGTGCGGCGCGAGCAGTACGACGAGGTCGAGATCGTGATCGCCGGTGGCGCACGCATGCTGCGCCTGCCGGGCGGCGATGCGGCGGTCGGCTGCCGCAACATCCTGGCCGCGCACGCGCAACTGGGCTCGCGCGGCCTGCAGGTGGCGTTCGAAGACGTCGGCGGGCACCAGGGCCGCCGCTTGTCGATCGACTGTGCCGCCATGAGCTACAAGATCGAGCGGGTGGCGCAGACCGATCCGGCGCCTGCGCGCCGCGCCGTCGGGTTGGGCGCAGGGGCGGCCGTATGA
- a CDS encoding PAS domain-containing methyl-accepting chemotaxis protein, with protein sequence MDQHQPESQGALQELRAAYAALDSAQAIIEFSADGIIQRANGNFLRLTGYGADEIVGRHHAMFCERDFAASAEYKRFWEELSIGIADRAEYKRVGKDGKEFWINASYNPVVDAEGRVSKVIKFATDITEQKLRNAEHCGLVTAIGKAQAVVEFDMEGQLLSANRNFLELLDYELADVQGEHHRVFCEDEYAASAAYRKFWQKLNRGEFDSGRYKRIGNNGKQVWIQATYNPIFDLNGKPFKVVKFATDITEQVRLEEETAARTEAEHRKVGCLLAVVARAAQGDLTGACDVEGDEPLDQLARGVMQMIGDLRTVIGDVVRAADQLSDSSRAIAERSNTVAASAQALGATVEQMNASVDGLTASIETIARSTQDANTLAQATHNEAELGAKAIARSIEAMGAINQSSEDIGEIVKVIGEIASQTNMLAFNAAIEAARAGEHGLGFSVVADEVRKLAERSSQATKEISKLINESVRRVAQGSDISRQASEAFDRISTGVQKTSLAIADISASAGEQSLTAKEVGVAISYIAQETERSAGSCDSIARSTEGLNNNAERLSSAVGRFSV encoded by the coding sequence ATGGACCAACATCAACCGGAATCCCAAGGGGCCTTGCAGGAACTGCGCGCCGCCTACGCCGCACTGGACAGTGCGCAAGCGATCATCGAGTTCTCCGCCGACGGCATCATCCAGCGCGCCAACGGCAACTTCCTGCGCCTGACCGGCTACGGCGCCGACGAGATCGTCGGCCGTCACCACGCGATGTTCTGCGAGCGCGACTTTGCCGCTTCGGCCGAATACAAGCGCTTCTGGGAAGAGCTGAGCATCGGCATCGCCGATCGCGCTGAATACAAGCGCGTGGGCAAGGACGGCAAGGAGTTCTGGATCAACGCGTCGTACAACCCGGTGGTCGACGCCGAAGGCCGCGTGTCCAAGGTGATCAAGTTTGCGACCGACATCACCGAACAGAAACTGCGCAACGCCGAGCACTGCGGCCTGGTCACCGCGATCGGCAAGGCCCAGGCAGTGGTCGAATTCGACATGGAAGGCCAGCTGCTGAGCGCCAACCGGAATTTCCTCGAGCTGCTCGACTACGAACTGGCCGACGTGCAGGGCGAACACCACCGCGTGTTCTGCGAAGACGAGTACGCGGCGAGCGCCGCCTACCGCAAGTTCTGGCAAAAGCTCAACCGCGGCGAATTCGACAGCGGCCGCTACAAGCGCATCGGCAACAACGGCAAGCAGGTCTGGATCCAGGCCACCTACAACCCGATCTTCGACCTCAACGGCAAGCCGTTCAAAGTGGTCAAGTTCGCCACCGACATCACCGAGCAGGTGCGCCTGGAGGAGGAAACCGCCGCGCGCACCGAAGCCGAGCACCGCAAGGTCGGCTGCCTGCTGGCCGTGGTGGCGCGCGCCGCCCAGGGCGACCTGACCGGCGCCTGCGACGTCGAGGGCGACGAGCCGCTCGACCAGCTGGCGCGCGGCGTGATGCAGATGATCGGCGACCTGCGCACCGTGATCGGCGACGTGGTCAGAGCCGCCGACCAGCTGTCCGATTCCTCGCGCGCCATCGCCGAGCGTTCCAACACCGTCGCGGCCAGCGCCCAGGCCCTGGGCGCCACGGTCGAGCAGATGAACGCCTCGGTCGACGGCCTGACCGCCTCGATCGAGACCATCGCGCGCAGCACCCAAGACGCCAACACCCTGGCCCAGGCCACCCACAACGAGGCGGAGCTGGGCGCCAAGGCCATCGCCCGCTCGATCGAGGCGATGGGCGCGATCAACCAGTCCTCGGAAGACATCGGCGAGATCGTCAAGGTGATCGGCGAGATCGCCAGCCAGACCAATATGCTCGCGTTCAACGCCGCGATCGAGGCGGCGCGCGCCGGCGAACACGGCCTCGGTTTCTCGGTCGTGGCCGACGAGGTGCGCAAGCTGGCCGAGCGTTCCTCGCAGGCGACCAAGGAAATCTCCAAGCTGATCAACGAATCGGTGCGCCGCGTGGCCCAGGGCAGCGACATCTCGCGCCAGGCCAGCGAAGCATTCGACCGCATCAGCACCGGCGTGCAAAAGACCTCGCTGGCGATCGCCGATATCTCCGCCAGCGCCGGCGAGCAGTCGCTGACGGCCAAGGAAGTGGGCGTGGCGATCTCGTACATCGCCCAGGAAACCGAGCGCTCGGCCGGTTCGTGCGACAGCATCGCGCGCTCCACCGAGGGCTTGAACAACAACGCCGAACGCCTGTCGAGCGCGGTCGGCCGCTTTTCGGTCTGA
- a CDS encoding NEW3 domain-containing protein, whose amino-acid sequence MNPRLTVVAAAVMFAAAHGAQAATAAGTQITNTASATYLDAALGAHTATSNTVITTVQQVASLSVGPNEAKNAAAGTQVVYAQSVTNTGNGSDSFNLTAANSGAYAMANVQFFADANGDGVADNATPITSTGPLSAGTTFRYVAVATLPGSASVGSTNAMVVTATSVFNGAISAAATDTTTVTAASTIDITANSAGSSAPGAGPGVESSPVVTNITTAGSTTRFTLYLNNMGGSADTFNLAASTDGSFGSISLPSGWTVVFKDASGAVITSSTVNPGASNVVYADVTPAAGATVGTTDLYFRALSPTSGVSDRIHDAVTIAANAIQVTLTKVQAIDANCDGVADTAFSSSPITTGAIPGACIRYQITATNSGATPVNTVVINDNVPANTTYHASVAANSTLGAVVAPVAGTTGVVSANVGVLSPGQSATMNFGVRINP is encoded by the coding sequence ATGAACCCCCGTCTTACCGTCGTCGCCGCCGCCGTGATGTTCGCGGCCGCCCATGGCGCCCAAGCCGCGACCGCGGCCGGCACCCAGATCACCAACACCGCCAGTGCGACCTACCTGGACGCCGCCCTGGGCGCGCACACCGCGACCTCGAACACGGTGATCACCACGGTCCAGCAGGTCGCCAGCCTGAGCGTCGGCCCTAACGAAGCCAAGAACGCGGCCGCCGGCACCCAGGTCGTGTACGCCCAGAGCGTGACCAACACCGGCAACGGCAGCGACAGCTTCAACCTGACCGCGGCCAACAGCGGCGCCTACGCCATGGCCAACGTGCAGTTCTTCGCCGACGCCAACGGCGACGGCGTGGCCGACAACGCGACCCCCATCACCAGCACCGGTCCGCTGTCCGCCGGCACGACCTTCCGCTACGTCGCCGTCGCCACGCTGCCGGGTTCGGCCAGCGTCGGCAGCACGAACGCGATGGTCGTGACCGCGACCAGCGTCTTCAACGGCGCGATCTCGGCCGCCGCCACCGACACCACCACCGTCACCGCCGCCTCGACCATCGACATCACCGCCAACTCGGCCGGCAGCAGCGCGCCCGGCGCGGGCCCGGGCGTGGAATCCAGCCCCGTGGTGACCAACATCACGACCGCCGGCAGCACCACCCGTTTCACGCTGTACTTGAACAACATGGGCGGCAGCGCCGACACCTTCAACCTGGCCGCCAGCACCGACGGCAGCTTCGGCAGCATCTCGCTCCCGAGCGGCTGGACCGTGGTGTTCAAGGACGCCAGCGGCGCCGTCATCACTTCCAGTACCGTCAACCCGGGCGCAAGCAACGTCGTGTACGCCGACGTGACCCCGGCCGCCGGCGCGACCGTCGGCACGACCGACCTGTACTTCCGCGCGCTGTCGCCCACTTCGGGCGTGTCCGACCGCATCCACGACGCCGTCACCATCGCCGCCAACGCGATCCAGGTCACGCTGACCAAGGTGCAGGCGATCGACGCCAACTGCGACGGCGTGGCCGACACCGCGTTCAGCAGCAGCCCGATCACCACCGGCGCGATCCCGGGCGCCTGCATCCGCTACCAGATCACCGCCACCAACAGCGGGGCGACGCCGGTCAACACCGTCGTCATCAACGACAACGTGCCGGCCAACACCACTTATCACGCCAGCGTGGCCGCCAACAGCACGCTGGGCGCGGTGGTGGCGCCAGTGGCCGGCACGACCGGCGTGGTGTCGGCGAACGTCGGCGTGCTGAGCCCCGGCCAGTCCGCCACCATGAACTTCGGCGTGCGCATCAACCCGTAA
- a CDS encoding protein-glutamate O-methyltransferase CheR, producing MNMGASMELGDEDLDAVIKLVRSHTGIAMNGTKRVLLQGRLLPRMRAVGSASYRDYIETVRRGGAEVTRFVDAVTTNDSAFFRTPAVWWYLSDEFLPTWQARMTARMNARPLRIWSAAAATGEEAYSLAMICLEFQRRHPSFRFAIEGTDISSQALEAARAGVYRGRTVERFEATRPELFQRYLEGGPERYTVAPALRDHVGFAPHNLLEAPPSVARYDLVMLRNVLIYFDEPHQQRVLAQVRKAMCPGAKLILGEQESITRLNTAFAFEQAHVYHIDEEAA from the coding sequence ATGAACATGGGAGCCAGCATGGAACTGGGTGACGAGGACCTCGACGCGGTGATCAAACTGGTGCGCAGCCACACCGGGATCGCCATGAACGGCACCAAGCGCGTGCTGCTGCAGGGCCGCCTGCTGCCGCGCATGCGTGCGGTGGGCAGCGCCAGTTACCGCGACTACATCGAGACGGTGCGCCGCGGCGGCGCCGAGGTGACCCGCTTCGTCGACGCGGTCACGACCAACGACAGCGCGTTCTTCCGCACCCCGGCAGTGTGGTGGTACCTGAGCGACGAGTTCCTGCCGACCTGGCAGGCGCGCATGACGGCCAGGATGAATGCGCGCCCGCTGCGGATCTGGTCGGCGGCGGCGGCCACCGGCGAGGAAGCCTATTCGCTGGCCATGATCTGCCTCGAATTCCAGCGCCGCCATCCGTCGTTCCGCTTCGCGATCGAGGGCACCGACATCTCGTCCCAGGCATTGGAAGCCGCGCGCGCCGGCGTCTACCGCGGCCGCACCGTGGAGCGTTTCGAAGCCACCCGCCCGGAGCTGTTCCAGCGCTACCTGGAAGGTGGCCCGGAGCGCTATACCGTGGCGCCCGCGCTGCGCGACCACGTCGGCTTCGCGCCGCACAACCTGCTGGAAGCGCCGCCCAGCGTGGCGCGCTACGACCTGGTAATGCTGCGCAACGTGCTGATCTACTTCGACGAACCGCACCAGCAGCGCGTCCTGGCCCAGGTGCGCAAGGCCATGTGCCCGGGCGCCAAGCTGATCCTGGGCGAGCAGGAATCGATCACCCGCCTGAACACCGCGTTCGCGTTCGAGCAGGCGCACGTGTATCACATCGACGAGGAGGCAGCATGA